A genomic window from Phoenix dactylifera cultivar Barhee BC4 unplaced genomic scaffold, palm_55x_up_171113_PBpolish2nd_filt_p 000092F, whole genome shotgun sequence includes:
- the LOC120104747 gene encoding uncharacterized protein LOC120104747, with amino-acid sequence MLAFGPCKHYLQMPPQPSSGRLLRPIPSFYQGKKVKSRELVVKGCQGEEKKSQKRRFLSVEEAGLVEISGLSTHERFLCRLTISSLNLLRVISEQEGVPIEELNAGRICDWYLKDKLKREQDFESAVLQWDDSDF; translated from the exons ATGCTCGCTTTCGGACCCTGCAAACACTACCTCCAAATGCCTCCTCAGCCCAGCTCTGGTAGGCTTCTGAGACCAATACCATCTTTCTATCAAG GAAAGAAGGTTAAGAGCAGGGAGCTTGTGGTGAAAGGGTGTCaaggagaggaaaagaagagcCAGAAGAGAAGGTTTCTCAGCGTAGAGGAAGCTGGCCTGGTTGAGATCTCTGGCCTCAGCACTCACGAGCGCTTCTTATGTCGATTAACG ATATCATCATTGAATCTTCTGAGAGTAATATCTGAGCAGGAAGGGGTTCCCATTGAGGAGCTTAATGCTGGTCGAATTTGTGATTGGTACTTGAAAGATAAGCTCAAGAGAGAACAGGATTTTGAATCTGCAGTCCTCCAATGGGATGATTCTGACTTTTAA